A genomic segment from Modestobacter roseus encodes:
- a CDS encoding MAE_28990/MAE_18760 family HEPN-like nuclease, which produces MKIQTSELLFERIADDLAWRKKEIAVFSAEVRRSNPDVQRALLRASVAMLYAHWEGFVKNSCHWYLCFLASQRLTTQKVRPEIAALAIRGRLLGLEQSRRIQGHVDVVRMIREEATARILIPTSRDDVRTESNLSYRVLMDVLTSIGCPTDMYDEFQDLIDENLVASRNRVAHGEFTAIAETEWSELKDRVVSLMDSVANQVIDAAANQTYLAWRA; this is translated from the coding sequence GTGAAAATTCAAACCTCAGAGTTGCTCTTTGAGCGCATCGCGGACGACCTCGCGTGGCGCAAGAAGGAGATTGCAGTCTTCTCTGCCGAAGTTCGGCGAAGCAACCCGGATGTGCAGCGCGCTCTTCTTCGTGCATCAGTCGCGATGCTCTATGCACACTGGGAGGGATTCGTAAAAAACTCGTGTCACTGGTATCTGTGCTTTTTGGCATCCCAGCGACTTACCACCCAAAAGGTGCGTCCAGAGATTGCCGCTTTAGCGATTCGTGGGCGGCTTCTCGGGCTCGAGCAGTCGCGCAGGATTCAGGGGCACGTTGATGTCGTGCGAATGATTCGCGAGGAGGCGACTGCGCGCATCTTGATCCCTACTTCGCGCGACGATGTTAGAACGGAATCGAATCTGTCCTACCGGGTACTGATGGACGTGCTGACGAGCATTGGCTGCCCCACCGACATGTATGACGAATTCCAAGATCTGATCGACGAGAACCTGGTCGCTTCGCGCAATAGGGTTGCTCATGGCGAATTCACGGCCATTGCAGAGACTGAATGGAGCGAGCTCAAGGATCGGGTCGTCTCGCTGATGGATTCTGTAGCTAATCAGGTCATCGATGCCGCGGCCAATCAGACCTATCTCGCCTGGCGCGCGTAA
- a CDS encoding DUF262 domain-containing protein: MAPSGLQAEIESGRQTIRAESYAMSIGELVNLYRQSELIIRPEFQRLFRWGIDQKSRLIESLLLGIPLPSIFVMQREDGVWEVIDGLQRLSTILEFMGELRDEAKSETLPASALVSTAYLPSLQGLVYGADDGPTGPSTLTPGQRLSLKRAKIDVKILLPESDDKSKYELFDRLNAGGSVATSQEIRNAQLIMRDASMFEWIEALRINPDFQATLAISDRLYDEGYDAELVCRYLVLANSIESEWRNMRSMDDFLSEKLFEFTFDSNFDRATQASTFGAIFSLLNKSLADESFRRYDAARDRFLGGFSVSAFESITVGLSKSVDVWQARVAEDPQTLVNRVCELWESDEFRTGSGSGIRASTRVTKTLPFASSFFAS, translated from the coding sequence GTGGCGCCGTCAGGACTGCAAGCTGAGATCGAATCCGGTCGTCAGACCATCCGAGCCGAGTCGTACGCGATGTCGATCGGGGAACTCGTCAATCTATACCGACAGTCTGAGCTGATCATTCGTCCAGAGTTTCAGCGTCTCTTTCGCTGGGGGATCGATCAGAAGTCGCGGCTAATCGAGAGCCTTCTTCTGGGAATCCCTTTGCCTTCGATCTTTGTGATGCAGCGAGAGGATGGCGTGTGGGAGGTTATCGACGGACTCCAGCGGCTGAGCACTATTCTTGAGTTCATGGGTGAGTTGCGCGACGAGGCTAAGTCGGAGACTTTGCCGGCCAGTGCTCTGGTGAGCACCGCGTACTTGCCGTCGTTGCAAGGTCTCGTTTACGGAGCTGATGATGGGCCTACTGGACCTTCGACCCTGACACCTGGGCAGCGACTCTCCTTGAAACGAGCGAAAATTGACGTCAAGATCCTTCTGCCGGAGAGTGACGACAAGAGCAAGTATGAGCTATTCGACCGACTAAATGCTGGCGGGAGCGTGGCCACTTCTCAGGAAATTCGTAACGCTCAGCTAATCATGCGCGATGCGTCGATGTTCGAGTGGATCGAGGCGCTTCGAATCAATCCTGACTTCCAGGCTACGCTTGCGATCAGTGATCGACTTTACGATGAGGGGTACGACGCAGAACTGGTCTGTCGTTATCTGGTCCTCGCGAACTCGATAGAGAGCGAGTGGCGAAACATGCGAAGCATGGATGACTTTCTCTCGGAGAAGCTCTTTGAGTTCACGTTCGACTCGAACTTTGACCGGGCGACGCAAGCGAGCACGTTCGGGGCGATTTTCAGTCTCTTGAACAAGTCGCTGGCGGATGAGAGCTTCAGGCGCTATGACGCAGCGCGAGACCGCTTTCTGGGCGGATTTTCGGTCTCGGCTTTCGAATCTATTACGGTCGGCCTGTCGAAGTCGGTCGATGTCTGGCAGGCGCGCGTAGCGGAGGACCCTCAAACACTGGTCAACCGGGTGTGCGAGCTTTGGGAAAGTGACGAGTTTCGAACTGGGTCGGGGAGCGGCATACGCGCGTCGACTCGAGTCACGAAGACCCTTCCGTTCGCTTCGAGCTTCTTCGCGTCCTGA
- a CDS encoding fused MFS/spermidine synthase, producing the protein MPEVSPLDPDPTTVAGRPQTSAPESRALPDWIAAGVTFLSSGAVLVLEIVGLRLIAPYVGVTLQTSTAVIGFALAAIAVGAWAGGAAADRTDPRRLIAPLMVAGGALVVAVLPLVRFAGELLTGAAAGNVLLLAAVAVVVPAALLSAVPPMVVALQLGNLAQTGSVVGRLSGIGTIGGIVATFATGFLLIAVLPSSVILVGTGLLVVLVGVALAVLLRRRTPGVTGRLPVGLLVLALAAPLLAAVAPTPCGRETAYHCARVTTDPGRPTGRVLQLDTLRHSYVDLADPTYLEFEYVQAIAAVTDALAPAGEPLSALHVGGGGLTLPRYLAEVRPGTVSRVLEVDPGVVAIDEEELGLERSAQLQVRVGDGRVGLGEEPAGQRDLVVGDAFGGLSVPWQLTTVEALRLVDDALAEDGVYAVNLIDHPPLGFVRAELATLREVFDHVALLARAPVLAGEDGGNVVAVASQQPLPVEGIAAALEERQLAWQVATGKELDRFVGDAGVLTDDFAPVDQLLTPYATTAR; encoded by the coding sequence ATGCCCGAGGTGAGCCCGCTGGACCCCGACCCGACCACCGTTGCGGGCAGACCGCAGACGTCGGCACCCGAGTCGCGGGCGTTGCCCGACTGGATCGCCGCCGGCGTCACCTTCCTGTCCTCCGGGGCGGTGCTCGTGCTGGAGATCGTCGGTCTCCGGCTGATCGCGCCCTACGTCGGCGTCACCCTCCAGACCAGCACCGCGGTCATCGGCTTCGCGCTGGCCGCGATCGCGGTGGGCGCCTGGGCCGGCGGTGCGGCCGCCGACCGCACCGACCCGCGCCGGCTGATCGCGCCGCTGATGGTCGCCGGGGGCGCCCTGGTGGTCGCCGTGCTGCCGCTGGTCCGGTTCGCCGGTGAGCTGCTCACCGGCGCCGCCGCGGGCAACGTGCTGCTGCTGGCCGCGGTGGCCGTGGTCGTGCCGGCCGCGCTGCTGTCCGCCGTCCCGCCGATGGTGGTGGCGCTGCAGCTGGGCAACCTGGCGCAGACCGGCTCGGTGGTCGGGCGGCTGTCGGGCATCGGCACCATCGGCGGCATCGTGGCCACCTTCGCCACCGGCTTCCTGCTGATCGCGGTGCTGCCCAGCAGCGTGATCCTGGTGGGCACCGGGCTGCTCGTCGTCCTCGTCGGCGTGGCCCTGGCCGTGCTGCTGCGCCGCCGGACCCCGGGGGTGACCGGCCGGCTCCCGGTCGGGCTGCTCGTGCTGGCCCTCGCGGCTCCGTTGCTCGCCGCGGTCGCCCCCACCCCGTGCGGGCGGGAGACCGCCTACCACTGCGCCCGGGTCACCACCGATCCGGGACGGCCGACCGGGCGGGTGCTGCAGCTGGACACGCTGCGCCACTCCTACGTCGACCTGGCCGACCCCACGTACCTGGAGTTCGAGTACGTGCAGGCGATCGCCGCGGTCACCGACGCGCTGGCGCCGGCGGGGGAGCCGCTGTCCGCCCTGCACGTCGGCGGCGGCGGGCTCACGCTGCCCCGCTACCTCGCCGAGGTCCGGCCGGGCACGGTCAGCCGGGTGCTGGAGGTCGACCCGGGGGTGGTCGCCATCGACGAGGAGGAGCTCGGGCTGGAGCGGTCCGCGCAGCTGCAGGTGCGGGTCGGTGACGGCCGGGTCGGGCTGGGGGAGGAGCCGGCCGGGCAGCGCGACCTGGTCGTGGGCGACGCCTTCGGCGGTCTCTCGGTGCCCTGGCAGCTGACCACGGTGGAGGCGCTGCGCCTGGTCGACGACGCCCTGGCCGAGGACGGCGTCTACGCGGTCAACCTCATCGACCACCCGCCGCTGGGGTTCGTCCGGGCGGAGCTCGCCACCCTGCGGGAGGTGTTCGACCACGTCGCGCTGCTGGCCCGGGCCCCGGTGCTGGCCGGTGAGGACGGCGGCAACGTGGTCGCGGTGGCCTCGCAGCAGCCGCTGCCGGTCGAGGGCATTGCCGCGGCCCTGGAGGAGCGGCAACTGGCCTGGCAGGTGGCGACGGGGAAGGAGCTCGACCGGTTCGTCGGCGACGCCGGCGTGCTGACCGACGACTTCGCGCCGGTCGACCAGCTGCTCACCCCGTACGCGACCACCGCCCGCTGA
- a CDS encoding SOS response-associated peptidase, with protein MCGRYAASRRPEDLVVEFEAVAAEGQPALPADHNVAPTKDVYVVRHTKERDAEGALTGGGHRELRAVRWGLVPSWAKDVAIGNRMLNARVESLTEKPAFRTAAASRRCLVPADGWYEWAPRTDRPGKQPYYVTPEDGAGLAFAGLWEVWGRGDDRLYTCTVVTAPAVGALAEVHPRMPLVLPRERWAGWLDPAVQDVTEVAEPTPPELVERLEIRPVGPAVGNVANNGPQLTARVETVAEPADQPALF; from the coding sequence ATGTGTGGTCGCTACGCCGCCAGCCGCCGTCCCGAGGACCTGGTGGTCGAGTTCGAGGCGGTCGCCGCCGAGGGGCAGCCCGCGCTGCCGGCGGACCACAACGTCGCGCCGACCAAGGACGTGTACGTCGTCCGGCACACGAAGGAGCGGGACGCCGAGGGGGCGCTGACCGGCGGCGGGCACCGCGAGCTGCGGGCCGTGCGCTGGGGCCTGGTGCCCTCCTGGGCCAAGGACGTCGCGATCGGCAACCGGATGCTCAACGCCCGGGTGGAGTCGCTGACCGAGAAGCCGGCGTTCCGCACCGCCGCGGCGAGCCGCCGCTGCCTGGTGCCCGCCGACGGCTGGTACGAGTGGGCGCCGCGCACCGACCGGCCGGGCAAGCAGCCGTACTACGTCACCCCAGAGGACGGCGCCGGTCTCGCCTTCGCCGGGCTGTGGGAGGTCTGGGGGCGCGGCGACGACCGGCTCTACACCTGCACGGTGGTGACGGCGCCGGCCGTCGGGGCGCTGGCCGAGGTGCACCCGCGGATGCCGCTGGTGCTGCCCCGCGAGCGCTGGGCGGGCTGGCTGGACCCGGCGGTGCAGGACGTCACCGAGGTGGCCGAGCCGACCCCGCCGGAGCTCGTCGAGCGGCTGGAGATCCGCCCGGTGGGCCCGGCCGTGGGCAACGTGGCCAACAACGGCCCGCAGCTCACCGCCCGCGTGGAGACGGTCGCCGAGCCGGCCGACCAGCCCGCCCTGTTCTGA
- a CDS encoding NAD-dependent succinate-semialdehyde dehydrogenase, with the protein MTTQAPPTDHPKTAGDAGDRPYATIDPATGRTEQEFPFLDTAEVDGVVERAHAAFAEWRRRPVAERAAVVGRIGELMRERRDDLGALITKEMGKRIQEATGEAMLVSMIFDWYAQKGPGFLEPKPIDVMEGEAVVVNEPVGVLLAIEPWNFPLYQVARVVAPNLVLGNVVLLKHAENNPLTALAIEQLFRDAGVPEGVYTNLFLRISDVEQVIAHPHVQGVTLTGSARAGSSVASLAGKHLKKSVLELGGSDPFIVLDAPDVSKTVQAATMSRTLNTGQACIAAKRFIVMDDVYDEFVSGLTEAFRGLQPGDPADPATTLGPLSSERAAQDYTAQVQDAIDKGATVLVGGGRPDREGAYVNATLLADVTPEMRAYREELFGPAAVVYRVSSEDEAVELANDTEFGLSASVFSADVERARAVADRVESGMVWINSPSGTSPELPFGGVKRSGYGRELSELGMFEFANQRLVRTVGTPKRETVEAAAG; encoded by the coding sequence GTGACGACCCAGGCTCCACCGACCGACCACCCGAAGACCGCCGGCGACGCCGGCGACCGCCCGTACGCGACGATCGACCCGGCCACCGGACGCACCGAGCAGGAGTTCCCCTTCCTGGACACCGCCGAGGTCGACGGCGTCGTCGAGCGGGCGCACGCCGCCTTCGCCGAGTGGCGCCGCCGCCCGGTCGCCGAGCGCGCCGCGGTCGTCGGCCGCATCGGCGAGCTGATGCGCGAGCGCCGGGACGACCTCGGCGCGCTGATCACCAAGGAGATGGGCAAGCGCATCCAGGAGGCGACCGGCGAGGCGATGCTCGTCTCGATGATCTTCGACTGGTACGCGCAGAAGGGCCCGGGCTTCCTCGAGCCGAAGCCGATCGACGTGATGGAGGGCGAAGCGGTCGTCGTCAACGAGCCGGTCGGCGTACTGCTCGCGATCGAGCCGTGGAACTTCCCGCTCTACCAGGTGGCCCGGGTGGTCGCCCCCAACCTGGTGCTCGGCAACGTGGTGCTGCTCAAGCACGCGGAGAACAACCCGCTGACGGCGCTGGCCATCGAGCAGCTCTTCCGCGACGCGGGAGTCCCCGAGGGCGTCTACACCAACCTGTTCCTGCGCATCTCCGACGTCGAGCAGGTGATCGCCCACCCGCACGTGCAGGGCGTGACGCTGACCGGCAGCGCCCGCGCCGGCAGCAGCGTGGCCTCGCTGGCCGGCAAGCACCTGAAGAAGTCGGTGCTCGAGCTCGGCGGCAGCGACCCGTTCATCGTCCTCGACGCCCCCGACGTCTCGAAGACGGTGCAGGCGGCCACCATGTCGCGCACGCTGAACACCGGCCAGGCCTGCATCGCCGCCAAGCGGTTCATCGTGATGGACGACGTCTACGACGAGTTCGTCTCCGGGCTGACCGAGGCGTTCCGCGGGCTGCAGCCCGGCGACCCGGCCGACCCGGCCACCACGCTGGGCCCGCTGTCCTCCGAGCGAGCCGCGCAGGACTACACCGCCCAGGTGCAGGACGCGATCGACAAGGGCGCGACGGTGCTCGTCGGCGGCGGCCGGCCGGACCGCGAGGGCGCCTACGTCAACGCGACGCTGCTGGCCGACGTGACCCCGGAGATGCGTGCCTACCGCGAGGAGCTCTTCGGCCCCGCCGCGGTCGTGTACCGGGTGTCCAGCGAGGACGAGGCGGTCGAGCTGGCCAACGACACCGAGTTCGGGCTCAGCGCCTCGGTCTTCTCCGCCGACGTCGAGCGCGCCCGGGCCGTCGCCGACCGGGTCGAGTCGGGGATGGTGTGGATCAACTCCCCGTCCGGCACCTCCCCCGAGCTGCCCTTCGGCGGGGTCAAGCGCTCCGGCTACGGCCGCGAGCTCTCCGAGCTGGGCATGTTCGAGTTCGCCAACCAGCGGCTGGTGCGCACCGTCGGCACCCCGAAGCGCGAGACGGTGGAGGCGGCGGCCGGCTGA